The sequence TGGTCAGACGCTGAGGCGTCTCCCCAGCACTGTCCCGTCAGACAGGGATTGTCACCCTCCCTTGATAGATGGGCTCAGAGAGGTCTAGCAACTTACCCAAAGCCCCTCAGCTCCTGATACAGCCTGGTCCAGTGTTCTTTGCTCCTGCCTGCATGGTATCTATGGGGCCTTGGAGGAGGTGGAGCTTACTGTTGCTGACCCCTCCCCAAGATCCCCCCATGCCTCTGCCCTGCCTCTAGCCATCGAAGCCATGAAGAAGGCCTACCAGGAGGAGCTGAGCCGGGAACTGAGCAAGACACGGAGTCTCCAACAGGGTCCAGATGGCCTTCGCAAGCAGCACCAGTAAGCTGGCATCCGGACCCTGGGGTCTGTGGGCTGGGCCTCGTTCTGAGCTAAGGGCCCAGCTGCCCTCCTTGGTGTTTATGAGGCAGGAACCTATGCCGAGGCCCCTCGGCAGAGGACACATCATTTTGCCCCCAGCTGAGACTCCCGATCAGCCACCTGGCACAGGGAACAGAAGCAGTGGGGCCTCAGCCAGACCCCCGTGCCAGTCCACAGAGATAGCTCTTCAGACCCCTTCTTCAGCCTCCACCTCCTCTTCCAGTTAGTGTCCCCTAGAGCTGGGCTGCAGTACCACCCTCGGCCAGTAGGTGTCCCTTCTGGCCACGCAGCACAGTTCTGGGATGTTAGGACCTGGGAGGCCTTTGAGGCTTAACTCAGCCCCTCATACGGGAGGCACCTGCGGCCCAGAGAGGCTGTCACCAGGTCACAGCCCCACAGTGGGCTGAAGGCAAAACTAGGGCGGGAACCCGGAGTCTGGAGCTGCTTTGAGTCTATCTTGCCCCGAGTCCCATGCCGTCCTTGCCGTCCTCCGCCCCGCACAGGTCGGACATGGCGGCGCTGAAGCGGGAGCTGCAGGTGCTGTCGGAGCAGTACTCACAGAAGTGCCTGGAGATCGGGGCCCTGACACGGCAGGCCGAGGAGCGTGAGCACACGCTACGGCGCTGCCAGCAAGAGGGCCAGGAGCTGCTGCGCCACAACCAGGTGAgcctggcctggggtggggggctccggGGACGGCGGTCCATCGTCCCTGCGCTGACCGTCCCTGCCCCCCAGGAGCTGCACGCCCGCCTGTCAGAGGAGATCGACCGGCTGCGCGGCTTCATTGCCTCGCAGGGCACCAGCGACGGCTGTGGACGCAGCAGCGAGCGGAGCTCCTGTGAGCTGGAGGTGAGCGCCCACCCCTGTGCGGGGCAGCCTGGCTGGTTCTCGGGGCCCCGACAGGCCGGCTGTGCCCTGCGGCAGGGAGTGGCATCGTTACGCGGGGCTGGGCCCCAGGGAGGAGAGCCCTACAGCCAGAGTCCAGCCCTCCCCTTCGGGTCCTGCCCCCTCCAGTATCTCCTCTGTAGAATGAGGCTGGCACCCCCCCTTACTGGGAGAGGCTGGAGTGAGAAAACGTGTGTGATCCTAGGATCACCCtcgtgttttattttattgtacgAAAATTTATATATGGCTCTACTCTGTCTGGAACTTCTGTAAGTCCTTCATATCTGTTAACTTCTTGAATCTTCGAACCAGCAAGGAGAAATCAGAGAGGGCTTCCTAGAGGAGCCTGCCCATGGGGTGCGGTGGGTCTTGGTGCAGGTTGGGGGTTGCATCTTAGGGgcctgaggcagagagagccaggcTGCAGGGTGCCGTGGGCCGGGGTAGCCCTGGCCTTTGGCCCTGGGTCAGCCTGGCGCCCATGACCCCAGGTGCTGCTGCGGGTGAAGGAGAACGAGCTCCAGTACCTGAAGAAGGAGGTGCAGTGCCTCCGGGATGAGCTACAGATGCTGCAGAAGGTAGGGCCTGACTGGGGGCCACTGGGGAGGGAGCCTCTGGACCCACCTGTGAGCACTCCTTGCCTCCTCATGTCATGGCTCTCCTCGGGCCTCTCCCGAGGACAAGGTGTCCTTGTCCCTAtttggagacaaagaaataggCTAAGAGAGGATAAGTGACTTGCCCACGGCCacacttgcttttatttattcggcaaatttttattgagcatctactgtgtgccgggcaccGTGCTAGGCGCTGGGGAGACAGCTGTGAACAGAAAAGACCCAAGTCCCTGCGGGGTGGAGCATGCGTCCCAGTGAGGAAGCTGCGTGGCTGGCAGTGGGGAAGGGCCCGGATTTGGGTCCAGGGTTGTGAGCCTGGCCTGCCTGGTGCCTAAGTCTTTGACATCCTCTGTGAGCATGTGTGAGTCAGACTCAGGGAAAGGGCCCAAGGCTTGGGCCAGGCCGACCCGGTTCACATCCTGGCTGCTCACTGCCGAGTGGCCTTTGCCTCCCTGAACCTCAGCTCCCGTCTCGAGAGGTGAAAATGATCCTGGAGGCTCACTGGGCCGTGCTGGGAGGGTGTACTCAGGGCTAGGGGTTACCGAGGGGGCACCCCAAGGGACAGGGCCGTAGGGCCGTGCAGGGGCCTGGCTGCTCTGTGCCGGCAGAGAGCGCCGTGGGCCTGGGCCAGGTAGGCGGGGCCAGGTCGGGGAGGCCTCGTGGCCTCACGGCCCCTCCACGCCCTCCCAGGACAAGGAGCGCTTCACTTCGGGAAAGTACCAGGATGTGTACGTAGAGCTGAACCACATCAAGACACGGTCAGAGCGGGAGATCGAGCAGCTGAAGGAGCACCTGCGCCTTGCCATGGCTGCGCTGCGGGAGCAGGAGTCGATGCGCAACAGCCTGGCCGAGTAAAGGTAGGTGCCGAGTGGTGGGCACGGCCGAGCGGGGGCGAGGCCAAGTCGGGCACTGGGCCTGGAGGTGCGAGCCCAAGGCTCATCCACACCCGACTCGCCGTGCCAGCGGGCCCAGGGCGCTTCCTTCTCGTGGCCTCCGTTTCCCTTTCTAGAATGGGGACAGCCACACCCGCAGCCTCATCAGCCCGTGGCCCTCCTCCCCGCTGCTGGCTCAGCTGCGTCGGCCGCGGTGGCAGGTGCCGTGCGCTGGCCCCACCTTCAGGCCGGGCAGCGTGGCGCGCATCCCTCACCGGCCACAGCGCTCCTTCCACCGAGCTCCACAGCTCCGACATCACGGATGGAGCCTGGCCCCCGACTTGGTCTTACGGCCATCTCTGATTTACCAGGCTTCGGAGCATTTTTATGGTGGCTTTCCTAATGCCGGGTCTACCTGGagcttctgctttctttctttcttttttttttttttaattaaaaaaggttttttttagtgtgtatttatttttgagagagagacagagtgcaggcagcagaagggcagacagagggagacacagaatccgaagcgggctccaggctccgagccgtcagcacggagcctgacgcggggctcgaacccgcgaaccgcgagatcgtgacctgagccgaagtcggacagtcaaccgactgagccacccaggcacccttagagcTGCTTCTTTCTGACCAGTCCTTGTGGACTTCCTGAGACGCGCAGGAAAGGCCACCCTGTGGGCCAGGCCCAGCGCCGCCCTTGCCTGGCCTAAGCCTGCTGCTCCCCGACTCTTGTCTTCCAGGTCCTGGTGGCCCAGCCCCGCAGCAGACGCCCCCAGACTGAGGGGACCAGTCAGTCGCCCTCCTTCCTGCTGGATGGAAGTCAGAAGCCAAGCTTTCTCCCCACCCGCTGTGGGCCGCACGTGCACTcatccccaccacacacacgcacataggtgcacacacgcgcgcgcgcgcgcacacacacacacacacacacacacacacacacacacacactctgcgtATCTGAGCGCGCCCCTCGCACTGGGTCTTACCTTTTGCACCTTCTTCAGGATTTTATATGTGAAGagatttttatatagttttttttccttcccccccccacacttTATACTTTGAAAAAACCAATTCCTGGACGTTGGctccccctctgtctccagcCACGGGGGGCTCAGGCTTCTGGGCCTGTGGCCCtgccccagggggtggggggggtccagCAGGGGCGCAGCAGCGGCCACGGCACCGTTGACtctggtgggagaggcagggagccagccagccaccctctTCCTACCCTACCTCCCACTAACTACTTCCTGCCCCGAGGGGACCCACACCTTGGGACTCTGGACAGAGGGACAGATGGGCAGAGGGAGCCGGCAGCTCCCTAAGGCTTCACCTCCTCCTCTGAGGGGGTGCTGGGCACGGAACCACTGGAGCCGCCCCATGAAGGCGTTTCTCTTCTGCTCCATGAGCCTTCTTAACTTAATAAAATATTCCCGCGGCTCTGGCGTCTAGGATGGCTGGGGCAGGGCGGGTTATGGAGGTTGGGGCTtcaccaccctccccaccccccccaccggcACTCCTTCCTGAAGGGTCGCCTGGGAGCTCTGAGGGCGGAGTTGAGAATCTAGTTCCTCCGTCAGGGCCACAGCTTTGCAGCACCACGTGGGGTTTGCAGACCAGCCGCCGCAGGCGCGTCACCAGGGAGCCGGTTAGAAACTCCCGAGTCCGGGCCCCGCCCCTgcctactgagtcagaatccaCACTGTGACACGGACCCCCGGCGATTCATGTGCACCTCAAAGCCTGGGACGCCCTCAAAGCCTAGGCcttggaaagaggaggggagCTGAGGCTCTGTCTCTGACCTGGGGCCAGCCGCATCCcctctctaagccttagtttGCTTTCCTGTCAAATGGTTGCCTTTCAGCCTCCGTCCTCTATTGAGGCTGTGCCCAGAGGTCACGTCCAGCCCTGGGCACGGTGGGGGCGGGTGGTGGACGCGGCCACCCCAGGCCCACCAGGCTGGAGGCCTCGTCCCAGCTGGCCAGCTGTGCGGCTCCCGAACCCTGGTCCCGGTTTTGCCAGCCACTTCAAGCCCAGCCCGGCTGTCCGATCTGCAGGGCTGTAGCgaaggggggagggcaggtgagCTGGCCTCACCCCCCACGGCCTTCCCCATCAATCCGGGCCGGGCACCGGGGGAGGTGAACAAGGACTGACCCTGCCCCCACCGAGGGCACAAAAACAGGTTGGGTCCCGGAGGTCGTGGGCACCCAGACGGGACCCCGACCCAGCCTGCGGATCGGAGAGGGCTTTTGAAGGTGGCTTTGAACTATGTCTATTCTGGATGGAAAAAGCAGGAAGGGCATTCCAAGTGAGGGAACGGCATGAGCAAACGCCCTGTGAACATCCCTGGTGTGTCCAGGGCAAGACCCACAGGGGAGCAACCATGTGGGTTGTGGGGAAGATGTCCCATTCCCTGGCCAGTGATGGGTTTAGGAACGGGCCCGGGAGGCAATTCCAGCCAGTGAGTTGAGGGGGAGGAAGACttgagtgggggtggagggttggAGGGGGTCATCTGGGAGGTGTTCGTTGCTCTTAAGAAAAGGGTACAAGAAAGGGAGggcctctctctccccgccttcAGACCGTGTTGGGTGAAGTCCCCATGTCGCCACCACTTTGCCTCATCGATACGCTAAAAACGGCCaagtagaaagaaggaagaacCGGGACCCCCGAGCCATCAAATCGTCCAGCCTCGGCACGGCCCTGGTTTGGGACTTCTTGTCTCTCAAGATACGGAGCATCCCTGAGCCACTCAGAGAAGGGGTGTCTGCACCTGGCTGCCCCAAGGTCCAGATGGTTGACACCAGATGAGCCCCCACTGCCCGTCCTCACCATACTCTGTTGCCTCCCGCCAGCCCCCTGACATCTCTCCACTCCGTCCTCTGCCTCCAGGACCGCCTTAGCCCAACCCGGGGCCCCCCCCATCTAGCACGTGGGCCGTGGCAACATCCTTCTCGGTgcctgcctcccacccaccccctcctcgGCCTCCAGGACAAGCTGGACAATCGGGCCAACGTGGTAAAAATGCTCCACCTCTGAATGAACGAGTAGATTGTGGTCCGTTCGTACGTTAGAATACTACACGGCggtaagaaaagaatgaatgctACACGCGAAAACTTGGGTGAATCTTCCAGACAAGGTTGAGTGAggcagccagacacaaaagaacaccTGCGGTACGATTCCGTTTATGTGAAGTTCAAGGCAGAACTGTCACTATGGTGACGGTCATCAGCACAGCGGGTGCCTCTGGGCTGGGGACGGACATGGGCTAGCAGTGATCacgagggaactttctggggtgctGGCAATGTTGGAGATCTTGACCTGGGTAGGGGCCACGTGGGTGTATACACATGTAAAAATGTACCACGCCGTGCACTTGGTGATTTGTGCATTTGTGTGAATCGTGTCCCAAAAAAACCCCCCCAAAGACAAAAAACCTAGGGTTCCAGCAGGTGCCCGGGTGAGCTGCCCTGGGGAAAACCCAGTAACCTGTCACACGGGGGAATTTGGCCAAAACCACGCGATGTGGCTGCGAGGTCCGGCCTCAGGCAGCCAGGGATGTGCTATGGAAAAGAGCACAGGCTGAGGTATCAtgcctgcctgggttcaaaccccacctgCTGCCTCCAGCTGGCTACGTAAACCTCCCTGAGTCACATCCCTCCCTGGGCGGGAGTCCCCTGAAGGCTAAGTTGGGTTGGACATCCAAGATGGCGTCTTCACTCATTTGTCTGCTGCCTCAACTGGGATGGCTGTGACAGCTAGGGAGCCCCTGGGCAGCTGTCTCCTCTTCTCCACGTGGCCACTTCCCGTGGCCAGCTAGGGCTTGCTCACGGGATGGCAGTCTCAGGGAAGTCTGCAATGTGACTTCTTTCACGGTGGTTGACTTCCCCGAGAGAGAGTTTCAGGAGACCCAGGTACCATCTACAAACTTCTTACGACTGAGGCTCGAAAGTGCTGTGGTGTCGCTTCCATCACATCGGTCAAAAACAGGTCACggggccagcccagattcaagaggaGGGGACCACACCAGGGCATGAATGCTGGGCGCCATctttcttccccactcctgcCGAGAACTCTGTGGAGTTGTGTCCCTCCGCCCAGCCCTCTGATGCCGGAGTTCCCCGGAGTCTGTCCCCAGCTCTCCTGCCACCTTCCACCTCTTCTCCTCGAATGCTCATCGTTGGCTCTTGGCCGTCCCAGCCCAGACCTTTCTCAGGAACGCCAGACCTGAGCAGCCTCAGTCTCGAGGCCACTGCCAAGGCCCTGTCTTGCCTCCAATCTGTGGCTCTTCAGTTAGTTACAGGGAGCCACAATCAGCACAGAGGATGCAGCAAACCCAGGCTGAGAGGTCAGgggaggcttcttggaggaggccGTGCTGGTGCTGAGCGGGAACTAGCTAGGCTAGGAGGGTGGAGAGCATATTCCAGGTCGGGTGAACATCGTGTTCAAAGGCACGTAGGAACGTAAAAGCCCATTCAGCTCCAGGGCCCTGCAGCCGCTCTGGTGGGGCAATGTCACCCCACAGTGCCCCCCCTCAGGAAGCGCTACCCCTgcagaccctccccctcccccatcctcccttttctcccttctcccctgctctgagCCCGGATGCCCCTCCCTCAGCCTGCACACACCTGCggaaggcacccccccccccggggggaggcgggggtgagATCTCAGGCCCACGTCCCCGTCCCCGTCCACGGGCCACCAGCCTCCATCACCTCCTCGCTCCTAGCTCTGCCATGCGCGAGTTCTCAGTTACAGAACTTttccgtgcctcggtttccccgccTCCAAGTTGCGGATAGCCGAGCGTGCCTCACGGAAGTATCGTGAAGCACCAAAATGAGCCAATCCACGTAAAAGGCTGAGAAGAGTGGCAGGGCCTAGCGGCGTCATGCAAGCATCGGCTGGTGCTGTCCCTGTGACGGTTGCCACCGTTCCTGGGGGTCACGGGGACTCCCTGAGACAACAGGAGTGAGACGTACAACCCGGGGCCCGGAATACAGGGCGCGTTTCGAAAACCGCAGCCGTTGTTGTGTGGTCTGCAGTCGGAAGTCAGCTGgacgcccccgccccccgcccgccccaggAGGTCTGCTTAAACTTGGTCCAAACCCCAATTCCAAGGCCCGCGAGCATCCAGACCTCTTCCTTCCATTTTGCCCGGTTCCCACCTgtcacttccctctctctcagggcAGGACGTGTTGCCAGGTCCGAGGCCAGACCCTTCAGTGCAAAAAATAGTCTCGGAGAGTGTCCCGTCGAGGAGCTCACCACGTCTCGCCTCTCGCGCCATCACCACCGCTGGCAGGTGGGGGGACACCCGGCAGCCTGGGGGGAGTCCGGCCTGGCCAGCGGGTAGCGACCCTTCCTCCCCACTGCGTCCCGCCCTTGGATGCGGCGGTTTATCCTTGttcattctcccctcctcccgTCCCCAGACGCTTTGCTCTTCCCCTCCCGTCCGATCTGCGCCCCATCGGcctggactttttcttttttttcctaagatccgtttattttagggagagcaagacagagcatgagcgggggaggggcagagagacaggggagacccagaatccgaagcgggctccaggctccgagctgtcagcccagagcccgacgcggggctcgaacccacggaccatgagatcacgacccgaaccgaagtcacccaggcgcccctctttttttttgtttttctctttaatgtttatttatttgcgagcgagagagctggggaggggcagagagagagggaggcaaaggatCCGAGGCAGAGCTCCACGCTGTTAGCGCGGAGttcgaggcggggctcgaacccacggagtgtgagatcatgacctggaccaaagtcagaggcttaaccagaggagccacccaggcgccccaccagcgTGGGCTTTCTGAAACAGAGCTGGCGGCCGTTTCCCCTCACGAAGCCCTGCCCAGTCCCCTCAAGTCTTGGCACACGAGCCCCTCAGCCTGCCCCTTTGGActccctgggccccaggcttCCCCAGGAAGCCCCCTGCCGCCCCCGAGGGGGACCAGCCATGTCCTTGAgtgccttccctgctctcttccaCACCTACctgcccactccctgcctctcccctggtaGAGCCGGGACTTGGAGCAGTCATCATCTGCCACCTCCGGGAAGCCCTCCCAGATACCCCAGTTGGGGCTGACTGACGGCTCTGGCTTCCACAGCTCCTCCACTGGACGTGTTCTTTCCACATGGCTCTCCCAGACTGTGAGACCAGCTCTGGTCCTCTTCTGcttccccagggcccagcacagagcacacgGAGCCTCCGCCGGAGGCGCGTGtgttgactgactgactgagcgGCAGACCAGAAGCGGGCGACTACGCAGCCAGGCACCCTCTAGGCAGGGCACAGCCACGGCCTCGGCCTCGCCGGCACACCGGATGGCAACGGGCCGGGTCTCCTCGCAAACCGACCGGGGCGCCTGGCAGCCGGCCCGAGGGGCTGGGAGCGGACGGCAGGGCCCGGGGTGGAGCTCTGAGTCACGCTTGTCACCCCGGCGTCCCATCTGGACTTTATGAGGGCCCTGCAGGCTCGGAGGccaaggcggggaggggcggcCGGCTTTGACCGAGCTCTCGCCGCGAGCAAACATTCTGGAAAGCATCCCTGTTAAGGCTCACAACAACCCTTTGAAGTAAGCACCCGCTGCtgtccccattttccagaggaaactgaggttcaaaaggGGGACGTGACTCACCCGGGTCAATAATTCAGAGGCTCACATCTCGGCCCATCTGTCTCCAGCGCCGCCTCCCCTCTACCTGTCACAGCGTCTGCCTTTGGTCGGCCCGGTGAGGCAGGGGCACAACTATCCCCACTTTCGAGTTGAGGGGCCCGAGACTCAGGGCAGCAAAACGAGTCACCCGGTCACAGAGCTGGTTGCGTCCCCgaggcctccccgcccggggggGGGCTTCCTGAGCTGACCGAGGGCGTCCCATTGGACGCTGCCCAGAGAACAGGTGCTCCGGGTCCCCCAGCTGGGGGCGTAGGTGTGAGGCGAGGTCCGGGCGCACCTCTGCTGGGATGACTGGAACGGGCTCCAcgctcctgcctcagtttccctagtAAACAGAGCAAGAGCTTCCTCCCCCTGGGGACCAGGAAGGCTGGGGGTCCCCAGAAAGGACAAGAGGGGGTTCCAGAGGTGCCTGCGTCCCTGGCCGGCCCTTGTCCCCTCACCATCCCGCAGCTCCAGACTCACCCCACGTGTCATGGGAGGTGCCAAAGCCCTTTCCGTGTTGTTCCCTGCCTAGACCTCCGGCCCCGCTCCCTCCACTCCCGGCTCTGGCCACCCTAGACGCAGGCAGTCGGCTGCCTCCTCCAAGCTCCCCTGTGGCTCCCCAAGGCCAGCATGAGTCCTGGCTTGGCCACCCGCTGGCCCTGTGCCCTCGGTCGAGGCGTCTCCAGAGCGAGGCCCCAGCCTGCAGAGGGGGGAAGCTAGCTGTGACCTCCCGGCCTCCAGCCGGTTCTCACGTGCTCCCGATTCCTTAGGGGGAGACAGGTGGCCGGTGTCACCAGCCCCACGCCCAGGGACCCCCCCAGAACTCGGGCCGACCGCGTGGTGTCTATCGCCTCttgcctcttttcctcccttccgtGGCTGTCGGCGTCTACACAGGACCATGCACTGCAGCACCGGAAATAGGAAAGTCACCCCCACGCGTGCCATGATGTTTAAAATCTCTCCGGGGAGTTTCACGCCCacacgcccccccctccccctccccccacccacagtgAGAAAACCCAGCACGAAGGGGCCCCTGACGCACAAGAACCTGGGAAAGTGTTTGCCTCCGGGAGGGGGCGGGAAggccggggaggggggacagaggtgGAAGGACACTCATTCCGAGATCATACGCCTTCATTTGGCCTGAACTGTTTTTCAGGTGCACGCGACAcgtgtcccaaaataaatacaagccgggcgcccgagtggctcagtcggttcggcatccaactcttgatttcggctccggtcgtgatctcacggtctgggggttcgagccccgggtcgggctccgcgctgatggtacagaggctgcttgggattctctctccctctctctctgcctctcccctgctcgctcgctcgctctttctttctccaagCCAATcgagaaccttaaaaaaaataagtgacagttaaaaaaaaaaaaaatgaaatagcccCCAAGGGAGCCCGGGAGGGGGAAGCCACAGCCGGAGCCTGGTTCAGCCACGGACCTTCTGTTGACTCGTTTGCGTCTCTCCTGAGAGGAGATTAACAAATGGAATCGGGCGGGGTCACGAGGGCGCTGGGCCTGCACACGCCTGCCCGCTGAGCGGCAGCCCGTGGCATCCCTGTTAATGTCCTGGTCGGGCCTGTTCCGGGCGCCCGGGTGACGCAGAAGTGAAGGGACACACCCTCGCCCCGCTTGGGGACAACAACGCCCGCGCGGGCTGATGGCACAACCGTCCGGGCTAGGGGATCCCGGGCGGGCGGCAGGCAGAAGGGACGCCGGCCCCCGGGGTCTCCCAAGATAAGGAGGCCCCGGCAGGGGAcagagcgggggaaggggggtCCAGGCTGGGGGACCAGGCTGGACACACCTGTAGCCACACCGCACGAGCGGCAACAGATGCGCGGTCACTAGCGCCTGTGCGCACCCCCGGCCCGTCCGACACACGCGCTCGCCCACGCTCCCCTGGCCCCGTGCACAGCCCCGCACGGGCCTGGACGGGAGGCAGGTGCTCGCCAAGCAGGAAGGCGTGGGGGTCAGGGTGTGGGCTGGGGACGGACGGTGGACTGcctgtgtgaccccaggcagGTCCctggacctctctgtgcctccgttccCTCCCCTCTCACCGGGGGACAATAACAGCACCGACCTCATAGGGGCGACCTGAGGATTCGATGAGGCAGTTCCTGTACCGTCCAAGGGCTGTTCACCCGTACGATTTCTAGCGTCGGATCGGGTCAccatcttgaggttcgtgggttcgagccccgcgtcgggctcggggctgacagctcggagcctggagctggcttcgggttctgtgtctccctctctctctgcccctccccggcccacgttctctctctctctcagctgccTTCGCAGACCTGCCGAGAAGGATAGACCCAGGCTGATGGGGGACCAGGAGCCACACTCTAGAGCCACTGAGTCAGAGGCTGCTGCTCTGGAGGGCGCGAAGCCTCCAGGCTCACGGAGCGTGTTCTTGGCCTGGGAGCCCGTCGAGGGCCGGCACAGGTGTCCCTGCGCCCGGCAGGGAGCCTGGTGCCGAGCAGGGGGCCCAGCTCGTGGCAAGAGTTGACTTCCTGTAGACAAAAGTCGTGTGGAATTCCGAAGAGTTGCCTTGGGGGCTGGCCAGTtcgtcctcccctcccctctgagcTGTGCGTTT is a genomic window of Acinonyx jubatus isolate Ajub_Pintada_27869175 chromosome B4, VMU_Ajub_asm_v1.0, whole genome shotgun sequence containing:
- the LOC128316497 gene encoding uncharacterized protein LOC128316497 isoform X2, which produces MVTRSDARNRTGEQPLDGTGTASSNPQVAPMRSVLLLSPGERGGNGGTERSRDLPGVTQAVHRPSPAHTLTPTPSCLASTCLPSRPVRGCARGQGSVGERVCRTGRGCAQALVTAHLLPLVRCGYRCVQPGPPAWTPLPPLCPLPGPPYLGRPRGPASLLPAARPGSPSPDGCAISPRGRCCPQAGRGCVPSLLRHPGARNRPDQDINRDATGCRSAGRRVQAQRPRDPARFHLLISSQERRKRVNRRFSIGLEKERASERAGERQRERERESQAASVPSARSPTRGSNPQTVRSRPEPKSRVGCRTD
- the LOC128316497 gene encoding uncharacterized protein LOC128316497 isoform X1 gives rise to the protein MVTRSDARNRTGEQPLDGTGTASSNPQVAPMRSVLLLSPGERGGNGGTERSRDLPGVTQAVHRPSPAHTLTPTPSCLASTCLPSRPVRGCARGQGSVGERVCRTGRGCAQALVTAHLLPLVRCGYRCVQPGPPAWTPLPPLCPLPGPPYLGRPRGPASLLPAARPGSPSPDGCAISPRGRCCPQAGRGCVPSLLRHPGARNRPDQDINRDATGCRSAGRRVQAQRPRDPARFHLLISSQERRKRVNRRSVAEPGSGCGFPLPGSLGGYFIFFFFNCHLFFLRFSIGLEKERASERAGERQRERERESQAASVPSARSPTRGSNPQTVRSRPEPKSRVGCRTD